From the candidate division WOR-3 bacterium genome, the window GGAAGCTGGAAGCGGGCGTCTACCTGGTGAAGGTAACGGCCGAGGGCTTCAGCACCACGCAGAAGCTGGTGGTCGAGCACTAGACCGAACCATCGGTTCCACAGGGGCGGGTCAAAGACCCGCCCCTGCTGCATTATGCCATTCCGAGGCTGGTGTCCTGCGCCGAGTCGCTCTGCGTCCTCGGCTGAGCGCATGATTGCTCATGCAATCGAAGCCGCGACGGGCAGAGCAACCTGGAGGGCAGTTCGGGAAGCAGCTCACCGAGCAATCCGCTGAGCAATAGTCAGGGCTATGGGGAGAGCAACGAGGAGAGCGACTCGGGCAGCAGCGGACCAGGCAACCCGCAGGGCGACCGTCAGAGCGACGGGACGAATAGCCGTCCGAGCAACCGGCGAAGCAACGGGCCGGATGGCGGGGAGAGCAACTGACAGGGCAACCGAGAAGGCAACGGTGAGGGTGATTCCCCGGGCAACGGCCGGAGCAGCCTGGACCGTGGTTGGGAGGGCGGCCCCGGGGGCGACGGAGGGGACTTTGCCCGGGACCAGGCAGCCCCTTGCGCAGGCCGGACTTAGGGCACGGCAGGGCTTGATGAGGCTATAGTCAAAGTCTAAACTTCCCGTATGGAAAACCGGCGGAGAAGCAGCAGGTCGGAATGGGCTGAGTTCAGTCTCCTGCTCGGGTTGCGGCTCCGAGAGTTGCGCGGGCGCGCCGGTTTGACTCAGACGCAGGTCGCCGAGTTTCTGGGCAAGCCGGCGCCCGGCGGCAAGTCCTGGGTGTGCCAGCTGGAGAAAGGGAGGCTGCGCGAGGTCAGCATCAACAGCGTGGTCGAGTTCGTCCGGGCCTGCCGGGCCGACATCGAGGAGCTAGCGGACGTCGTGAATGGGTACGTCAGGCGTCCACCCATTGCCGAAGAACGGACGAGGAATCAGGTCGCAGAGGCGGCGGCCGGCCTGCCCCTGTTCAAACGGGCGCGCGTCGAAAGGTACGACCGATTCCGCAATCCCATGACCCGCGGGCGCGAGACGCCGGAGCAGCAATGCGAGCGCCGGGTGCGGGAGGCGAAAGGCCAGGTTCGCGCCATTCGCTGGGAACGGAGATTGCACCGGGTGTGGAACGATGTGCTGAACGAGCTGGGAGCAGGGTGCGCCGACCCTCTGGCCGTTCACCTGATGGCCTACAGCCGGAAGGTCTTCGGCGCCCTGCGCCGCACGCGCAGGACCCGTCCGGTCTGGAGGAAGAAGGCCCTGGCCGGACTCGAAGTGTGGGCCGTAGAGCACGGGCTTCCGCCCGAACCGTTCGACCGGATGAAGCAGGCAGTCGTCGCTCTCTTCGCCGACATGGAACGGAGAGGCGAACTCGACTGAACTGCACGACCGCCACACCGGGAAACGGCGCAGGCCTGGAAACCTCCCGCGTGGCTTGCAGGCTGCGCGCCGGCAAGTCAGGAGTTGAGTCAGTGCCCGGTCAGAACCTGGAGCCGGGTGGGTCTTTCCCCCGTCGCTCTCCAAACTGTGCTATTCCAAGGGAGGCATCTTGCGTCGAAGCGAGGGAGCTCTCAGGCGAGACCCCTCCGGTCGCTTCGCTCCGTCGGGGTGAGAATGCGCTCGAGGAACGACCAGTGACCAGACGCCGAGTCCCAATCAAGCCCCAGCGTGCGCAGGACCGATGCCGTCCGAGGCCTTCGGGCTGGGACGTTTCCTGAGTTGGTGGTCGCTGGGACCCGGCGAGGGGTATCGAACTAGCGCCGCAAACGTGACTCGACCGCCCGCAGAGCGTTGCGGGCGGCAGCGTGGCCGGGGTCGAGGGTGATTGCCTGAGCCAGGTGATTCTGTGCCGCCATCAGGCTGTCCATGCTGACGTAGACCAGTCCGAGCAGGTAGTGGGTTTCGGCGTCGTCCGGGCTCTCGGACAGAACCGACTTGTAGAGCGCGGCGGCCTGGGGGAAGTTGCGATAGGAGATAGCCATGCGGGCCGACGCGAGCGAGACCAGCGTGCGCGCCTCGGAAGACGGGCCGGCCGCCTTGACGAGCTGCTCAAACTCAGCGGCGGCCGCGTCGGTCCTGCCGGAACCGGCCAGTGCCAGCACGAGACTGTAACGCGCCGGGTAGGACGAAGGTCGGATTGCCAGCGCGCGCCGGAGGGCAGCGATTGCCGGTCCCATCTTGTGTTCGTTCAGGTAGGCATTGCCTTGCTGGGTCCAGGCCTGGGCCGAGTAGTCCCGGCGTCTCACCGGCAGCAAGAGGGATACGGCGAAAACGGCCGCAGCGGCGACAAGGCCGACGGTTGCGCGCGCGGTGCGGCGCTGCCGGAGGGAATCAATCAGCTCCGCGAGACCGAAGCCCGCGAACATCAGCAGGAAGGGGAGAACCGGCGCACGCAGGCGTGAGAGAACGTAGAAGAGCAGGGCGGAGACGAAATAGGCGGCGACGAAGAGGTAGGCGGGCAACGCCTGCCCGCGCCGCGGCCATGCCCAGACCATGCCGAGGAGGCCAAACGCCAGCACGAGCCCGAAGTTGACGAACGCGAGCCTGAGCGCGAGCGATGCGGCGGAGGCGGTTTCCGGGTAGTAGCCGTTCGGCACCTCGTAGTTGCTGAAGAAGAGCAACAGCTTGCGGCCGACAAGCCTGAGCCAGGCCAGGGGCCGGGTGGTGATGAAGCGCAGGCCCTTTCCCAGCCAGTATGCCGATGCTTCGGACCAGCGCACCTGCCGACCTGCGATGGTTCGGCTGACCCGCTTGAGTCGTTCGTGCGAGAACCCGGGGCCAAGTTCAAGTTCTGCGGTGGGCTGCCATGTGCCGTCGGCCGCCGGATTGTTGCCGTACCAGAAGTTGATGCCGGCGTGGGCGGTGAAGAGCACCGGGTCTCGGGAGACGATGTAGTTGCGCACCGGCACCGCCGCGATGGCCACCAGCGCCGCGGCCGTAAGCGCGATCAGGCCGGAGCGAGGAGCCGGATACGAGAGACGAGGAACTCCGGCCGGCGAGCAAACGGCGGACTTGTTGCGCCTGAGCCAGAGCAGAATCAGCGGCAGCACCACGAGCATCTCGGGTCGGCTGATGACCAGCATCCCAAAGCTGACGCCGGCCGCAATCCAGAGCAGGAGACGCTGCCCGGCGGCAAGTATCAGCCGGAAGAAGAGCAGGCTGAGGAAGATGGTGATTTCCACGTAGAGAAGGGCGCCGGTGTAGAAGACGAGGATGCCGGTCAGGGCGAATCCGAAGGAAGCGAGAACGGCCGGGCGCGCGCCGAAGACGCGCCGCGTCGCGTCGTACAACAGAAAGCAGGAGGCGGTCGCGAGCACGGTCTGCAGCAGTTGTACCGGAAGCACGTGCTGCCCGAAGACGGCATAGACCAGCGCCAGCAGGTAGGGGTAGAGCGGACGCAGGAAGAAGACGTCCGAACCCCAGAAGTTGCCGGAGATGATTTCGACTGCCCATCTGTGGTAGTAGTAGGAATCCACGTACTGCGGACCCATCACTGAGAATGGCTGATTGCGCATGCTCAGCACGAACCAGAGCCGAGTCAGGAAGGTCAACGCCAGGGCGAAGAACAACCACGCCTGGTGGTCGCGCTCCGTGCCTGCCGGTCCTCGACCGGTCCGTTTCGCGTGGCGCATTGGCTGCGGGGAGTATATGAGGTGCGTCACTTCCGGTCAAGGAGACTTCGTCTCCGCTCTCTGTTCTTCCGGGGCCGCTTTCTGTCCTGGCGCCTTGGTGGTCAACTCCGCTCCCGATCCGCGGGCAGTTCCTGCAGCTTGACGTGACTTCTCTCCTGCCGACACTCTTCTGAGGTCCGAGAAGGCTGGCAGCGGTTCACCGTCGGCTGCGCTCCCGGCGCGCAGTTACGGGTCGCCGAAGCCCGGGCCCGCCGGGAGGAAGTCCTCAGGCTCGACCCGTCCTTCAGCCGGGCCGGGCAGGCCCTGGAGCAACTGAAGTCGCCGGGCAGGCAGTGCCGGTTCGGTTCTCGGGAGGAGAGAAGCGCTTGACGCGCTGTCATCCCCGCACTACGATATCTGCGGGCTTCCCAATGCCGAGAATAGAGCACGCACTCCCGAATCACCTTCGAGCACTGCTGTCCGTCGTTCTCGCCGTCGCGGGCGGTCTGTCGCTCGCGTCGGCGACGGTGCCGGTCAAGCCGCTCGGTGTCGAGCGGCTCTCCAACGGCAACACACTGATTGCCGACGGCAGGGTTTTCACCTTCTTTGACGCGCACGCGCTGGAGGTGGATAGCCTGGGCCGGCTGGTCTGGGCCTACATCAAGTGCGACGTGCCCTTCCTGCACACCGCGCGGCGGCTGCCGAACGGCAACACGCTGATGACTTCAAGCTCCGGCAACAAGGTTCTGGAGGTGAACCGGGACGGTGACAGTGTCTGGGCGATGTCGACCGCCCTTGCGTACCCGAATGATGCCTATCGTCTGGCGAACGGCAATACGCTCATCACCGACCGGGACAACAACCGTGTTATCGAGGTCACGCCGCAGCGCCAGATTGTCTGGAGCTATCCGAGCCTCAATGCCCCGCACAACGGCAATCGGGTAGGGCTGGCGAACAGACACACGCTGGTCTGCGACGGACACAGCGACCGCGTGCTGGAGTTGGACTCCTTGGGTAATATCGTCTGGCAGTACGGCTCCGGCATTGACTGGGCACGATGTGTACAGCGTCTTCCGGGCAACCACACGCTGATCGCCGACAGCTACCACAACCGGGTTATCGAACTGGACGCGGCCAACCAGATTATCTGGAGCGCCACCGGCCTGCCAAATCCCTACACCGCGCAACGGCTCACCAACGGCAACACCCTGGTTTCGGCCGGTGACTCGGTGGTCGAACTGGACTCGGCGAAGAATGTCGTGTGGAAGTACCCGAAAACCGTAGCGGTCGCGGTCGAGACCCTGTGGGTCGTGAATCCCACTTCGGGTTGCAGCCTGTACGTGCACATTCACCGACCGGCCTATGCCGGGCAGGACTATCGCGTGCCCGCAGTCATCTTCGTGCCAGGTGGGGTGGGGTACGGCAGCCAGCTCGATCTGACCACCACGCCCGACGACATCGCATCGGACGGTTTTGCATTCCTGCACTTCGACCCGGACGGACGGGGCCTGAGCAGCGCGTACCCGGAGAACTACGGCGGGCACGTGCACCAGGACGGGCTCCGTGCCTGCCTGGCGGAGCTCGCGAGCCGCGACTACGTGGACACGAGCCGGCTCGGAGTCTACACCCAGGCGTACGGCATCACCATGGCGTCGGGCATGATTGCGCGGTATGCCGAGCCGAGCGTGAAGTTCCTGCTTGATTTCGAGGGGCCGGCGGACCGGTCCCAGACCTGCCAGGATTCGGGCGGATTCGTACCGGTGCCGGCAGATTCGGAATCATTCTGGCAGGAGCGGGAGGCGGCGCGTTTCATGAAGCAGGTGCCGGCCGCGTACCTGCGCATGCAGACGGAAGTGGACCACGATTCGGACATGTTCGGCAACCGACACGCCATCCAGTTGATTGACAGCGCTACTGCCGTGGTGTATGGCGGGGCGGGAATCAGCGTCTGGACGCGGATGAACGACTCGCTGATGAATCCACCAAACAAGGTCTATACCTGGATGGACCCGCCGGTCTGGATTCCGGAGATACAGGAAGTTCAGAACTACATCCGGGTAATTCTCTACCTGCACGAACTGGCCACGGACCTGCCGGTCGCAGTCGCCGAAGGCCGCGGCCCCGGCCCGGTCGCGGCTCTGCGGGTGTATCCGCGTCCCAGCCGCGGTATACTGCGGGTCGGCCTGGAGCCAGGGACCGGTTCGCGGGAACTCCGTGTCCACGACATATGCGGCAGGCTGGCAGCATCAGCAACAGTGGGTGCGGGCAGGTCGCAGGCCGAACTGGATCTGCGCGACCTGCAGCCCGGCGTCTACTATGTGTCCGTAGCGGGCGCCGGTACGGTACCGGTCGTGGTCGTTCGCTAGCGCGGACCTGACTGCGGCGTCAACGACACCAGGCATGCCCCGGGCAGTTCTTCCGGGGCCGATTCGCGGGCAGTTCTTACAGCTTGACGTGACTTCTCTCCTGCCGATACTCTTCTGATGTCCGAGAAGGCTGGCAGCGGTTCACCGTCGGCTGCGTTTCCGGCGCGCAGTTCCGGTTGGGTTTGGTTTCCGGTGGTCACGGGGGCGGCGTTTGTTCTCCGGCTGATCCACCTGCTGCAGTTGCGGCAGAGCGACCCGCTGTTTCTCTCGCCGCAGATGGACTCGCTCTACCATCACGAGTGGGCGCTGGCCATTGCCGCGGGCCGGGAGTTCATCGCCGATGCCTTCTTCCGCGCGCCGCTTTATCCCTACTTCCTCGGTTTCTTGTACAAGCTCTTCGGTGCGAACCTGCTGCTGGTGAGGATAGTCCAGTCGCTCATGGGCAGCGTTGCCTGCGGCCTGGTGTATCTCCTTGCCCGCCGGTTGCTGCGGCCGCAAGCCGCAGGCCTCAAGCCACAAGCTGCGAATCCGAAGTCCGGTCTTCATCCCTCGTCCTTCATCTCTCATCCTGCCGAAGCGGTTCCCCTCGTCTCGGGCCTGGTGATGGCGGCGTATCCGCTGGCCATCTGGTTCGACGGCGAGTTACTGCTCGAGGGGTTGCTGACGTTCCTGCTGCTGCTCGGTTTCGTGCTCTTGCTGCGGAGCCGTGACAGCGACCGGCACTGGTGGCTGCCGGGGATTGTGTTCGGTCTGGCGGCGATCACCCGGCCGAACGTGCTCGCGTTCCTCGCGCTGCTGCCGGTCTGGCTGCTGCTGGAAGGAAAGGGGTTCACGGGTTCACGGGTTCGCGGGTTCGGGTCTCAGACTCGAACCCCAGAACCCCGGAACCCCAGAACCCTTCGGCGTCTCCTGCTCGTCTGGGGAGCGGCGGCACTGGTGGTCCTGCCGGTTACGATACGCAACTATGTTGTGAGCGGGCAGATTGTACCGATTGCGTGGCAGGCGGGAACCAACTTTTACATCGGCAACTCGCCGGTGTCGGATGGTGTGACGGCGATTGTGCCGGGGACGCGCGGCAGTTGGTGGGGCGGGTACGACGACGTGAAGCGGCTGGCCGAGGAAGCGGAGGGACGTCCGCTCAAAGGCGCGGAGATCGACCGCTACTGGCTGGGCAGGGGAGTTGAGTTCTGGCGCCGGCAGCCGGGCAAGGCGTTGGGGTTACTGCTAAGGAAGACATTTCTCTGGTTTGCCGGTCACGAGGCCAGCAACGACCGGGACCTTTACGCGGTGAAGCGCTACTCATTCATCAACTACCTGTTCTTCAGCAGCAGGTGGCTCAAGTTTCCGTTCGGGGTGCTGCTGCCGCTGGCGCTGGCCGGGGTCTGGTTCTGGCGCAGCCGCTGGCGCCGGCTGCTGCCATTGTATCTCTTTGCCGGGGCGTACTCGGCATCGTTCATCGCCTTCTTCGTCTGCAGTCGTTACCGGATGCCGCTGGTGCCGTTCGCGGCGGTATTCGCGGCCATGGGTCTGACAGGATTGATAGGACACGTGGCCAGGCGCGAACGGGGAATCGTGCTCGGTATCGCCCTCGCCGCGTTCCTGCTGCTCAACGCCAATTTCGCCGGCGCAGGCAGGCAGGTAGGCCGGGGCCAGAATCACGTCGCCGCAGCCGTGGGTCTGCACGGACAGGGCCGGGATGCCGAGGCGCTGGTCGAGGTGCGGCAGGCGCTCAAACTCGACTCCGCGCGCAGCGCCCTCTCGCTTGAGGCGGCGTTGCTCTCGAACCTGGGCGACCTTGCTGCCGCGGAGCGTGCTGCCCGGGCCGCGGTCCGGCTCTATCCGTTCGACACCGACGCCTACGAGGCGCTGGCAGGTGTCCTGGCAACGGCCGGTCAGTTCGACTCGGCCGCGGCCTACTTCGAGCTTGTCCGCAGTCGCGCCCCGCACTCCATTCACGCGTGGAACAGCCTCGGTAACATCGCTCTGTCGCGCCGGGACTATGCCGGGGCCCGCCACTACTACGAAGGCGCGCTGAGGATAAGACCGACGTTCGTGCAGGCAGTGTTCGGAATCGGACTCTGCGCGTACTACGAAGGTAACGGCGCCGAAGCCCGGGCCCGCTGGGAGGAAGTCCTCAGACTCGACCCGTCCTTCAGCCGGGCGAGAGAGGGCCTGGAGAAGCTGAAGTAGCTGGCCGGAGAAGAGCGGCCCCGGCTCATCCGGGCGCGCCGGTTGTTGACAGCTACCGGGTGCGGGTTATGATTGATTAAGGATGACCTCGGCCGGCGCGCCCCCGGCATCGGGATGCAGGGCAGCCCGGCCCGAGGTCGAAGCGGAAACCCAACAATGGCATACTCAGGAGGTAGCGTGATGAGTGGTTCGACCAAAGGGCGGTCTTCGAGAAGTGTTCTGATGATTGCCTGTCTCTTCCTGCTCGGGACGAGCGCGGTCCTCGCGGATACGCTCTGGACCAAGACCTACGGCAGTCCGTCCGGCGGCGACGACGGGGTCTGCAGCGTCTTGAGCGATACGTTCAACAACACCGTGGTCGTCGGCTGGAGCGCGGGCGCCAGCGGCGCCGGTGGCAGCGACTTCGTCATTCTCAAGTACTCCTGGTTCCACGGCAACACGATGTGGACCAAGCTCATCACCGGGGATTCGACCGACGACGTCGCCCGAGACGCGGCAATTGAAGCGACGGGCACCGTAGTCGCGACCGGCCAGACCGGCCGGGACCCGAACTACGACATCCTGACCGTGCAGCTCGATCCGAACGGGAACGAAGACTGGCGCGCAACCTACGCGGGCAGCGGCAGCGGCGGAGACGTGGGCACCGCCATCACGACCGACACGGCGGGAGGCGTATACGTTGCCGGCTACGCCCAGAACACCAGCGTGGACTTTGTTACCATCAAGTACAACTGGGACGGTTCCCGGGCCTGGGCTCAGACCTACGACGCGGGCGGTGAAGACAAACCGGTGGCCATCGCGCTCGGCCCGGACGGCAGCGTCTACGTTACGGGCAAGGGAGGTTCCGACTACCTGACGGTCAAGTACTCGGCGACCGGGGTCCGGAAGTGGGTGAAGTCGTACAACGCGCCCTACGGTCAGACTGACTGGGCGACGGCGCTGGCCGTTGACTCCGACGGAAACGCCTACGTCACCGGCACGGCACGCACGGCCAGCGGACCGACCGGCGAGAACAACTTTGCGACCGTGAAGTATGACACCGCCGGTACTCAACTTTGGGCCAAGACCTATGCCCGGAACGGGAGCGAGCCTACCGGGCTGGCGCTCGGACCCTCGGCGCTCTACATCACCGGACAGACCCGTTCGGCGACCGGTCCCGACGCTGACTTTGTCACGGTTGCCTATGACTACGCGACCGGCGACACCCTGTGGGCGAGGCGCGAGACCAGTGTAACCGGCGGCGGCGACTACGCAGTCGGCGTCGCGGTGGGCACTGACAGCTCTATCTGGGTCACGGGCACGAGCAACTACGACATCAAGACGGTGCTCTACTCGCCGGACGGAGTGCAGCACTGGGTGCAGATGTGGGAGAGCGGCAGTGCCGACGAGGCTGCGGCAATCGTACTTGACCGGAACAACAAGGTTGTGGTCAGCGGCTACATGTGGGCGGGCTCAGGCTATGACATCCAGACCGTGAAGTTCGACACGCTGCCCCTGGCCGTCTCCGAGCCACGGCACGGAGGGAAGTTGTCGGGCATCCGGCTGGCGGTTGCCCCGAATCCGACGACTTCAGGCCACGTGACCCTGAGCTACGGACTCGTGAAGGCGGGGGCGGCTCGGGTCACCGTGACCGGCGCGGACGGGCGCGTGGCCCTGGCTCAATCGCTTGCCGCCGGCGGCACCTGCCCGCTCGACCTGAGAGACCTGAGGGCCGGCGTCTACGTCGTTCGGCTTGAGTCCGGTGGCCGGGCGGCGACGCAGAAACTGATCATCGGGCAGTAGCTGCCGGATAGCAGTCAAGAGAGGGGCGGCCTGCGGGCCGCCCCTTCGGTTTTACTGCCGGGCCATTTTAGGGAGAGGAGTGAGGAGTGAGGAGTGAGGAGTTAGGAGTGAGGAGTTAGGAATTAGGAATTAGGATTTAGGAATTAAGAGTTAGGAGTCTCCCATAGTCTGTCCTCTGTCTTCGGTTCTGTTTCGGTTCCCGGTTATGGCTCAACGCTCGCCACTTTCTACCAGCGCTGCCGAATCCGGCATCCCCGCCTGCCGATAGGCTGCGGCGAGATTGCCGCGCGCACTCGCGAAGTCCGGCCTGAGCCGCAGCGCGGCCTTCAGGCAGGAGATTGCCTGAGCGAAGTCGCCATGCGCAAGGTACGCGAAACCCAGGTTGTTCAGCGTCTGTGCCGAACCCGGGTTGAGTCGAAGCGCCTCCCTGTACTCTACTATTGCCGAGTCGAACCGGCCGCTGCGTCGGAGCGTCAAGGCGAGATCGTTCCGCGCCTCGGGCGACTCGGGCCGGAGCCGCACCACCTCCCGCAGTTCCCGGATTGCCCCGGGCAGGTCTTCCCGGTCGATGAGGGCGAAGGCCAGGCCCAGGTGCGGCGCGACGTAGTCCGGGTCAATGCCTGCCGCGGCGCGGAAATGCTCCAGCGCCTCGTCTTTCCGGCCGGCTTGCTCGAGCGCCGCTGCGTAGTTCAGGTGGCCGCCGGCCGAACCCGGCGCCTCCAGCACCATCGTTCGTGACAGCGAGAGCTCGCTGCGCCAGACCGGATTGCGCCGGAGCGTCTGTCCTGCCAGGGCCACGGTGTACAGGAGAAGAACGCCGCGCAACAGGAGCGTGATTGTCCGCCCCGGGCTAGCCGTCCGGTACAGCGCCGCCAGCATGATCAGTACGCCCGGCGCGGCCAGGTAGAGCATCCTGCCCGCCGGTCCCAGGAAAACGAGGTGCGCAAACGGGAGCAGGAACAGCACCATCCAGGCATAGCCATGCCAGCCCAGGCGAACCGGGTCCGAGCGCCCGTGGCGCAGCAGCGGGAACAGGGGCAGGCCCAGAAACAGCAACCCGAGAACCGTGTACCAGGAGAAGCCGGTGAAAGCCCCGGTCAGGACGTAAATGACCTTCTGGTTGAAGGGAAAGAAGAGGAGCTGCAACTGCTGGCCGAAGGAGTTGACCACGCGCAGCGGGTCGGTGACCATCCAGGGCGCGACTGAGCCGGCGAACGGGACCCGGGCAACGCCGAGACGGAGCAGGAGGTACGCCGCCGCCGGCGCCGCCGCCGCGGCCATCCAGGCCGGGAACCGGTAGTAGCGCGCCCGCTGCGAGATGAGCCAGGCTGCGGCAAGTACGGTGAATGCCAGGGACGCCTCGATGGCCAGCCCGCTGAGCAGCAGTGAGCCGCCGAACAACGCCGGCCAGATGCGCGCGCGGCCGCGCTGTCCGCGCCAAAGGGCATAGGCGCTCGCCAGCAGGAAGAGCAGCGCGAGCAGATAGGTGCGATTGGAGATGAACGCGACGACGCAGTTCATCGCCGGATGAATCCCGACCAGCAGCCCGCCCAGTCCGGCCAGCCATGCCGACCCGAACAGCTCCCAGAGCAGCAGTGACATCAGGAAGACGACCGCCGTGTTGATGATGACGTTGGTCAGGTGATAACCCGACGGTCTGAGTCCCCACACCCTGCGGTCGGCGTGGAAGCTGAGATTGGTCAGCGGCCGGTAGTAGGACATGTCGTCCGCAGCGCGATCCGGTCCCGGGTTGTGCCAGAACCCTCGGGTGAAGAGTTGAGCCGGGCCGGCTTTTGCCAGGTAGGGGTTCTCCACAATCAGTTCATTGTCATCCCAGACGAA encodes:
- a CDS encoding T9SS type A sorting domain-containing protein — translated: KLEAGVYLVKVTAEGFSTTQKLVVEH
- a CDS encoding helix-turn-helix domain-containing protein; translated protein: MENRRRSSRSEWAEFSLLLGLRLRELRGRAGLTQTQVAEFLGKPAPGGKSWVCQLEKGRLREVSINSVVEFVRACRADIEELADVVNGYVRRPPIAEERTRNQVAEAAAGLPLFKRARVERYDRFRNPMTRGRETPEQQCERRVREAKGQVRAIRWERRLHRVWNDVLNELGAGCADPLAVHLMAYSRKVFGALRRTRRTRPVWRKKALAGLEVWAVEHGLPPEPFDRMKQAVVALFADMERRGELD
- a CDS encoding tetratricopeptide repeat protein; its protein translation is MSEKAGSGSPSAAFPARSSGWVWFPVVTGAAFVLRLIHLLQLRQSDPLFLSPQMDSLYHHEWALAIAAGREFIADAFFRAPLYPYFLGFLYKLFGANLLLVRIVQSLMGSVACGLVYLLARRLLRPQAAGLKPQAANPKSGLHPSSFISHPAEAVPLVSGLVMAAYPLAIWFDGELLLEGLLTFLLLLGFVLLLRSRDSDRHWWLPGIVFGLAAITRPNVLAFLALLPVWLLLEGKGFTGSRVRGFGSQTRTPEPRNPRTLRRLLLVWGAAALVVLPVTIRNYVVSGQIVPIAWQAGTNFYIGNSPVSDGVTAIVPGTRGSWWGGYDDVKRLAEEAEGRPLKGAEIDRYWLGRGVEFWRRQPGKALGLLLRKTFLWFAGHEASNDRDLYAVKRYSFINYLFFSSRWLKFPFGVLLPLALAGVWFWRSRWRRLLPLYLFAGAYSASFIAFFVCSRYRMPLVPFAAVFAAMGLTGLIGHVARRERGIVLGIALAAFLLLNANFAGAGRQVGRGQNHVAAAVGLHGQGRDAEALVEVRQALKLDSARSALSLEAALLSNLGDLAAAERAARAAVRLYPFDTDAYEALAGVLATAGQFDSAAAYFELVRSRAPHSIHAWNSLGNIALSRRDYAGARHYYEGALRIRPTFVQAVFGIGLCAYYEGNGAEARARWEEVLRLDPSFSRAREGLEKLK
- a CDS encoding T9SS type A sorting domain-containing protein, whose translation is MIKDDLGRRAPGIGMQGSPARGRSGNPTMAYSGGSVMSGSTKGRSSRSVLMIACLFLLGTSAVLADTLWTKTYGSPSGGDDGVCSVLSDTFNNTVVVGWSAGASGAGGSDFVILKYSWFHGNTMWTKLITGDSTDDVARDAAIEATGTVVATGQTGRDPNYDILTVQLDPNGNEDWRATYAGSGSGGDVGTAITTDTAGGVYVAGYAQNTSVDFVTIKYNWDGSRAWAQTYDAGGEDKPVAIALGPDGSVYVTGKGGSDYLTVKYSATGVRKWVKSYNAPYGQTDWATALAVDSDGNAYVTGTARTASGPTGENNFATVKYDTAGTQLWAKTYARNGSEPTGLALGPSALYITGQTRSATGPDADFVTVAYDYATGDTLWARRETSVTGGGDYAVGVAVGTDSSIWVTGTSNYDIKTVLYSPDGVQHWVQMWESGSADEAAAIVLDRNNKVVVSGYMWAGSGYDIQTVKFDTLPLAVSEPRHGGKLSGIRLAVAPNPTTSGHVTLSYGLVKAGAARVTVTGADGRVALAQSLAAGGTCPLDLRDLRAGVYVVRLESGGRAATQKLIIGQ
- a CDS encoding tetratricopeptide repeat protein; the encoded protein is MKASLSPNPMRAQTGTISRAGNRIPWFVFGGAALATLVLYLPTLQYGFVWDDNELIVENPYLAKAGPAQLFTRGFWHNPGPDRAADDMSYYRPLTNLSFHADRRVWGLRPSGYHLTNVIINTAVVFLMSLLLWELFGSAWLAGLGGLLVGIHPAMNCVVAFISNRTYLLALLFLLASAYALWRGQRGRARIWPALFGGSLLLSGLAIEASLAFTVLAAAWLISQRARYYRFPAWMAAAAAPAAAYLLLRLGVARVPFAGSVAPWMVTDPLRVVNSFGQQLQLLFFPFNQKVIYVLTGAFTGFSWYTVLGLLFLGLPLFPLLRHGRSDPVRLGWHGYAWMVLFLLPFAHLVFLGPAGRMLYLAAPGVLIMLAALYRTASPGRTITLLLRGVLLLYTVALAGQTLRRNPVWRSELSLSRTMVLEAPGSAGGHLNYAAALEQAGRKDEALEHFRAAAGIDPDYVAPHLGLAFALIDREDLPGAIRELREVVRLRPESPEARNDLALTLRRSGRFDSAIVEYREALRLNPGSAQTLNNLGFAYLAHGDFAQAISCLKAALRLRPDFASARGNLAAAYRQAGMPDSAALVESGER